One Chordicoccus furentiruminis DNA window includes the following coding sequences:
- a CDS encoding MBL fold metallo-hydrolase has product MSEEKKIVMDNGVEKTDGRGIVSGKWIRTNRPMTRERWILESFPEWGTFLNQWIENYEVPKGEVALWWCGGPSWVLKSDEGGIFLIDQWCGPSHYTTIDYCGVCKQNGAPSMNWLRLNPQVIDPFSFHRVDGVFCTHVHNDHCDIYTVKGTMQTTDAVYVAPPETTNRLREFEVPEDRIVTAHVGESIRLPGVEVEFLYNFDDCATKTGDGADQPYEDVATSFLFKTSAGNILFLGDTWYNDAYVAIGKRYDIDVAIFDIGWNEPGAFDKMTPYDAARLGKALHAKVLIPDHWENWANSSADPDMLINQFERLAAECCPECKTVIMRCAGQFNYPKDQDIKRYRYPTQSENFRLAYSSYGKKLGLDDM; this is encoded by the coding sequence ATGAGTGAAGAAAAAAAGATTGTTATGGACAATGGCGTTGAAAAGACGGATGGACGCGGAATTGTGTCTGGCAAATGGATCCGGACCAATCGCCCGATGACGCGGGAACGCTGGATTCTCGAATCGTTCCCTGAGTGGGGGACCTTCCTTAACCAATGGATTGAGAACTATGAGGTCCCGAAGGGCGAGGTTGCGCTCTGGTGGTGCGGCGGTCCTTCCTGGGTGCTGAAGTCTGATGAAGGTGGCATTTTCCTTATTGATCAGTGGTGCGGCCCGTCTCATTACACGACAATTGATTACTGCGGTGTCTGCAAGCAGAACGGTGCGCCGAGCATGAACTGGCTGAGACTGAATCCGCAGGTGATCGATCCGTTCTCGTTCCACAGAGTCGACGGCGTGTTCTGCACACATGTGCATAACGACCACTGTGACATTTATACTGTCAAGGGAACGATGCAGACGACCGACGCGGTTTATGTCGCACCGCCGGAGACCACCAATCGCCTCAGGGAATTTGAAGTTCCGGAAGACAGGATCGTAACCGCGCATGTCGGCGAGAGCATCAGGCTTCCCGGCGTTGAGGTGGAGTTTCTTTATAATTTCGATGACTGCGCGACGAAGACCGGAGACGGAGCGGATCAGCCGTATGAGGACGTCGCAACTTCGTTTTTATTTAAAACATCAGCTGGAAATATACTTTTCCTCGGCGATACCTGGTACAATGACGCCTATGTCGCGATTGGAAAGAGATACGATATCGATGTTGCGATTTTTGATATTGGCTGGAACGAGCCGGGTGCATTTGACAAGATGACTCCGTATGATGCGGCTCGTCTCGGCAAGGCGTTGCACGCGAAAGTTTTAATTCCGGATCATTGGGAAAATTGGGCGAATTCCAGCGCGGATCCGGATATGCTGATCAATCAGTTCGAGCGTCTTGCGGCAGAGTGCTGCCCGGAATGCAAGACCGTGATCATGCGTTGTGCGGGGCAGTTTAATTATCCGAAGGATCAGGATATCAAGAGATACCGCTATCCGACACAGAGCGAGAACTTCCGCCTCGCATATTCTTCTTACGGAAAGAAGCTTGGGCTTGACGATATGTGA
- a CDS encoding ABC transporter permease has protein sequence MENIKAMNRQELKDKVLQPQVLVYIILAIMLIAANVISPGYLKPHHLLSMLRIAAFLGIVCIGQNLIILIGGIDMGVPYIIMIGNVVGAEVLQGKDANFLKALVLVLLTGLVVGMIEAAGINFFKINPFIMTLGMGIIVEGIAMVTTGGAPKGSSSPMLTKLTSMNTVGPVSGIIIIWAVLAAIFIIVMKYTTFGRKVYALGANPVGARFSGIATKRLRGIIYLFSPIMCAFVGFMLVGYTGTTYLEVGTGYDPENIAAVILGGTAVSGGKGSYVGTIAGVLIMTIITDFLTILNVSEAVRTIVNGTILIVLLIVYSRNQNDE, from the coding sequence ATGGAAAACATAAAAGCGATGAACAGGCAGGAGCTCAAAGACAAAGTCCTGCAGCCACAGGTTCTTGTTTATATCATACTTGCGATTATGCTGATTGCCGCAAATGTCATTTCTCCGGGATATCTGAAACCGCATCATCTGCTGAGCATGCTCCGCATAGCGGCCTTTCTGGGAATTGTCTGTATCGGTCAGAATCTGATTATTCTGATTGGCGGAATCGATATGGGCGTTCCGTACATCATCATGATCGGAAACGTCGTAGGAGCAGAAGTTTTGCAGGGGAAGGACGCGAATTTCCTGAAAGCGCTGGTTCTGGTACTGCTCACGGGGCTTGTGGTCGGCATGATCGAAGCAGCGGGAATTAATTTCTTTAAGATCAACCCATTCATCATGACGCTCGGCATGGGAATTATCGTTGAGGGCATCGCAATGGTGACAACGGGCGGTGCGCCGAAGGGGTCTTCCTCTCCGATGCTGACGAAGCTGACATCAATGAATACGGTCGGGCCTGTCTCCGGCATTATCATTATCTGGGCTGTTCTCGCGGCGATTTTTATCATCGTCATGAAATACACGACGTTTGGACGAAAGGTTTACGCGCTTGGCGCCAATCCGGTCGGAGCGAGATTTTCCGGAATTGCGACAAAAAGACTGCGTGGCATCATTTATCTGTTTTCTCCGATCATGTGTGCTTTTGTCGGCTTTATGCTTGTCGGATATACAGGCACAACCTATCTAGAGGTCGGTACAGGGTATGATCCTGAAAATATCGCTGCCGTCATTCTCGGAGGCACAGCTGTTTCCGGCGGCAAAGGAAGTTATGTCGGGACCATTGCAGGCGTGCTGATTATGACGATCATCACGGATTTTCTGACGATCCTCAACGTTTCCGAGGCGGTTCGGACCATTGTGAATGGTACGATTCTTATCGTTCTTCTGATTGTATATTCAAGAAATCAGAACGATGAGTGA
- a CDS encoding ABC transporter permease has protein sequence MMVAFGQTICLLTAGIDISLGSIVSLTNVVCVLLMNTDAAGGWIPGVLAAMAVGFGCGALNGYITYQFKLSALIVTISMQIVYAGFALLFMPVPTGSMHMGFYHFIKFKFFDAIPNSLVIMLIVLIIVRRLFRRTPFGKAVRAIGGNQQSAYSAGIHVKKTGIMAFAISGLLCGLGGIYEAIYINSGDPTIGMGMQMNAIAASVIGGVSMLGANGDFLGTMFGVFIFTMISNLLNLNGIDTNYQFLIKGIVLIVALAISSIKNKEE, from the coding sequence ATGATGGTCGCATTCGGTCAGACAATCTGTCTGCTTACGGCCGGGATCGATATTTCCCTTGGATCGATCGTATCCCTGACAAATGTCGTATGCGTTTTACTTATGAATACAGATGCGGCGGGCGGCTGGATTCCGGGCGTACTGGCAGCCATGGCAGTCGGCTTCGGATGCGGAGCCTTGAACGGATATATTACCTACCAGTTTAAGCTTTCGGCGCTCATTGTTACAATTTCGATGCAAATCGTTTACGCAGGATTCGCACTTCTGTTTATGCCGGTTCCGACAGGTTCCATGCATATGGGATTTTACCATTTTATCAAATTCAAATTCTTCGATGCGATTCCAAACAGCCTTGTTATCATGCTGATCGTACTTATCATTGTGCGGAGACTCTTCCGCAGGACACCGTTCGGAAAAGCGGTGCGGGCAATCGGCGGAAACCAGCAGTCTGCATATTCGGCTGGAATCCATGTCAAGAAGACCGGAATTATGGCCTTTGCAATATCAGGACTTCTCTGCGGCCTTGGCGGAATTTATGAGGCAATTTATATCAACTCCGGAGATCCGACGATCGGAATGGGCATGCAGATGAATGCGATTGCGGCGTCCGTCATCGGAGGGGTTTCGATGCTGGGAGCCAACGGAGATTTTCTCGGGACAATGTTCGGCGTGTTTATTTTCACGATGATCAGCAATCTGCTGAATCTGAACGGAATTGACACAAACTATCAGTTTCTGATAAAGGGGATCGTCCTTATCGTCGCGCTGGCAATCAGCTCCATCAAAAATAAGGAAGAATAA
- a CDS encoding sugar ABC transporter ATP-binding protein has protein sequence MQQDYLSLEHISKSFGGNRALNDVSFSVRKGTVHVLAGENGAGKSTVLKILAGIYHRDEGDIFLDGRKVEIETPQQAAANGIAMVFQELTLISELTVEENLFLSIEPRGRFGMIDKKTVRSRVIELMNTYNIQIEPTAIAGRLSIAQQQMAEILKILLRDPQIIILDEPTSSLATEEVKTLFNIVRTLVQKGKTIIFISHRMEEIFEIGDYITVFKDGEVVATSKISEIDAGGLVKMMVGRSLSQIYPRKAERVGDEVLLKVDRLKSEILKNVSFELHRGEVLGIAGLQGHGQTELLNAISGLHPLSAGEIEINGKKVRIRNAGQALKNGIALVPSDRKREGLMLMLSIRQNLALCSLKERSKGGFIQLKAEEEFARETQEELKIKLASLNNSVSSLSGGNQQKVVLGKELGTHPKVMLFNDPTRGIDVGSKSDFYNIMRSKAGEGVGIILCSSDMMEVIGMSDRVIVMYEGEITGILSGEELTEENIMCLAMGITGKQ, from the coding sequence ATGCAACAGGATTATCTGTCACTGGAACATATCAGCAAGTCCTTCGGTGGAAACAGAGCACTGAATGATGTCAGTTTTTCAGTAAGGAAGGGAACCGTTCATGTGCTCGCCGGAGAGAACGGTGCCGGGAAGAGTACCGTTCTCAAGATTCTCGCTGGTATTTATCACAGGGATGAAGGCGATATCTTCCTTGACGGCAGAAAAGTGGAGATCGAGACGCCTCAGCAGGCCGCAGCCAACGGTATTGCGATGGTATTTCAGGAACTGACTCTGATCAGTGAACTGACGGTTGAGGAAAATTTATTTCTTTCGATTGAACCGCGCGGCCGGTTTGGAATGATCGATAAAAAGACCGTCCGCAGCCGGGTGATCGAACTCATGAATACATATAATATTCAGATCGAACCGACAGCGATTGCAGGACGTCTTTCGATTGCGCAGCAGCAGATGGCTGAGATTCTGAAGATTCTGCTCAGGGATCCGCAGATCATCATTCTTGATGAACCGACATCCTCACTGGCAACGGAAGAAGTTAAAACTCTTTTCAACATCGTCCGCACGCTGGTTCAGAAAGGAAAAACCATCATCTTCATTTCTCACAGAATGGAGGAGATCTTCGAAATCGGAGATTATATCACGGTTTTCAAGGACGGCGAGGTCGTAGCGACCAGTAAGATCAGTGAAATCGATGCGGGAGGCCTCGTTAAAATGATGGTCGGACGTTCGCTTTCTCAGATCTATCCGCGGAAAGCAGAGAGGGTTGGGGACGAAGTACTCCTCAAGGTTGATAGACTTAAGTCTGAGATTCTGAAAAATGTGTCATTTGAACTGCACAGGGGCGAGGTCCTCGGGATTGCCGGGTTGCAGGGGCATGGACAGACGGAACTCTTGAATGCGATCAGCGGGCTTCATCCACTTTCCGCAGGCGAGATTGAAATTAACGGAAAAAAAGTGCGGATCAGAAACGCAGGTCAGGCGCTGAAAAATGGGATCGCGCTGGTTCCAAGCGACCGAAAGAGAGAAGGATTGATGCTTATGCTGTCTATCAGACAGAATCTGGCACTGTGTTCTCTCAAGGAACGTTCAAAGGGCGGTTTTATTCAGCTGAAGGCAGAAGAGGAATTTGCGAGGGAAACTCAGGAAGAACTCAAGATTAAACTTGCGAGTCTTAATAACTCGGTTTCCTCATTAAGCGGCGGGAATCAGCAGAAGGTTGTTCTCGGAAAAGAGCTCGGTACGCATCCGAAGGTGATGCTGTTCAATGATCCGACCCGCGGCATTGATGTCGGATCGAAGAGCGATTTTTACAACATCATGCGCTCGAAAGCCGGTGAAGGGGTCGGCATTATTCTCTGTTCGAGCGACATGATGGAGGTCATCGGAATGAGTGACCGGGTAATCGTTATGTATGAGGGAGAAATTACAGGAATTCTTTCCGGAGAGGAGCTCACGGAAGAAAACATCATGTGTCTGGCGATGGGTATCACCGGGAAGCAGTAA
- a CDS encoding ABC transporter substrate-binding protein: MLKKRNMVPMMSCLITASLIAGSALSVSAESGTESVAEAVSTTTGTFADIDTSKVPEGGYTVALCNFSLGNTWRVQMEKTFEQQAEMYKEQGIVKEYYTTNSDGDASQQVSDMEDLITKGVDIICLTAASPTALIPAVEDAMDEGITVISFDAGVDTDNVTASLTVDNYAFGKSDAEWLGEQLGGKGKIVLLAGQAGSKNAELRVQGASETLESEFPDIEIISTNYCDYDYATAKTAMESLVSAHDDIDGILSLGGAMSRACIDVYESAGRDLVPITGEANNGFLKMWAARQADGFTSCCPISPNTSGADALDLGLTAITGGSYDKVNVYDMTPVTDETLGDYVREDLDDNYWAPSILDEATLQEMYGSDAESE; encoded by the coding sequence ATGCTTAAGAAGAGAAACATGGTCCCTATGATGTCGTGTCTGATCACGGCGAGTTTGATCGCAGGTTCAGCGTTAAGCGTTTCGGCGGAATCCGGAACGGAATCTGTGGCGGAAGCAGTTTCCACGACGACTGGTACGTTTGCTGATATTGACACATCCAAAGTCCCTGAGGGCGGCTATACAGTCGCGTTGTGCAATTTTTCGCTCGGCAATACCTGGAGAGTCCAGATGGAGAAGACTTTTGAGCAGCAGGCCGAGATGTATAAGGAGCAGGGGATTGTCAAAGAGTATTACACGACCAACTCTGATGGCGACGCTTCTCAACAGGTTTCTGACATGGAAGATCTGATCACAAAGGGCGTCGACATCATCTGCCTTACCGCAGCATCTCCGACCGCGCTGATCCCGGCCGTGGAGGACGCGATGGATGAGGGAATTACGGTCATTTCCTTTGATGCAGGTGTGGATACGGACAATGTGACAGCTTCTCTTACAGTTGATAATTACGCTTTTGGAAAGTCGGATGCCGAGTGGCTTGGCGAACAGCTGGGCGGTAAAGGCAAGATTGTGCTTTTGGCCGGGCAGGCAGGATCCAAGAATGCAGAGCTCCGGGTTCAGGGAGCATCGGAGACCCTGGAGTCCGAATTCCCGGATATCGAGATTATTTCGACGAATTACTGTGATTATGACTATGCGACAGCAAAGACCGCGATGGAATCGCTCGTTTCGGCGCATGATGATATCGATGGGATCCTTTCTCTCGGCGGCGCAATGAGCCGGGCCTGCATCGATGTTTATGAATCTGCTGGAAGAGATCTCGTTCCGATTACGGGTGAGGCCAATAATGGATTTCTGAAGATGTGGGCTGCCCGCCAAGCTGACGGTTTTACAAGCTGCTGCCCGATCTCTCCGAATACCTCAGGTGCCGATGCGCTTGATCTCGGCCTCACGGCGATTACGGGAGGATCTTATGATAAGGTCAATGTTTATGATATGACCCCGGTCACAGATGAAACACTGGGAGATTATGTCCGCGAAGACCTCGATGACAATTACTGGGCGCCGTCGATTCTTGATGAAGCAACTCTTCAGGAAATGTACGGGAGCGATGCCGAGAGTGAGTGA
- a CDS encoding GntR family transcriptional regulator, which produces MDTGEAKNKKPGMSLKEKAYDYLVNEILGGKLKPGDRISEAKLAKEFGISRTPVRAAMQELANGGILESRINCNTTVAQWNDEKILQLEIVRTDLENLAAKLAIIYGSNNDFREMHIHSEACYKASLNNDICTLLKEDVAFHMEIARIAKNDQIYKFMDEIHKQNRFLLCWRKDFLIPGDKQYRQHEEIIESFVARDENRVLRLLTHHNRHSFKVNDDMDYFTKEFFLRGVPLEEE; this is translated from the coding sequence ATGGATACAGGAGAAGCGAAAAATAAAAAGCCAGGCATGAGTTTGAAAGAAAAAGCTTATGATTATTTGGTCAATGAAATTCTAGGGGGCAAATTAAAGCCCGGTGATCGTATTTCGGAGGCAAAATTAGCGAAAGAATTCGGGATCAGCCGGACACCTGTGAGAGCTGCAATGCAGGAATTAGCGAACGGAGGTATTCTCGAAAGCCGGATTAACTGCAATACAACGGTGGCGCAGTGGAATGATGAGAAGATACTGCAACTGGAGATCGTAAGAACGGATTTGGAGAATCTTGCGGCAAAGCTTGCGATTATTTATGGGAGCAATAATGATTTCCGGGAGATGCACATTCACAGCGAGGCTTGCTATAAGGCCAGTCTGAACAACGATATCTGTACACTTTTGAAAGAAGATGTTGCATTTCATATGGAGATTGCGCGGATTGCCAAAAACGACCAGATCTATAAATTCATGGATGAAATTCACAAGCAGAACCGTTTTTTGCTGTGTTGGAGAAAGGACTTTTTAATTCCGGGCGACAAACAGTACCGGCAGCATGAAGAAATTATCGAGTCTTTTGTGGCGCGTGACGAGAATCGCGTGCTTCGTCTGCTGACTCACCATAACCGGCATTCGTTCAAAGTGAACGATGATATGGACTATTTTACGAAAGAATTCTTTTTGAGAGGCGTCCCGCTTGAAGAAGAGTGA
- a CDS encoding transposase has translation MAETRIPEEIKQYRPGPCTEIKLISGHYYVYMYQSMRLPSGRWGKKTGKSIGTIVPGTGFIPNRNYQLYTGDESRDEITVLEYGQYALIGEVARDIRAALESCFPQDRASQIFAYACILYANGFVHLDQVQAYYEQSWLSQEYASLPFKMGKTALGNLLDDLGRRTTRVVNYENATILKSSSAVAIDGHAIRCCSDDHDLGEAGYKFNSLKEDQVNLLMGYDINTGVPLFARMYRGACNDKSTMEDIADLLAFSGILFVVDRGFYSTKNLKILSANDNTYIIPVPSNTDIFRNAMKDIQYTDSFYFRSGKKHARIEYMSRRVSDNTYVYVFRDIDENEKCRYNYQHCMELGRSGYTREKFEQNKETFGVYVLQSNCAKSPEEVFSGYKKRWGIETLYQYMKNKADFNDLMISDYYKEQGFAFLMLITGQIHQKMIAAVKKLDNNAISVHDILLMARCMKMERRGSNWNLKNARKRDLQMLKQLGFEPKITVTDS, from the coding sequence ATGGCTGAAACAAGAATTCCTGAGGAGATAAAGCAGTACCGTCCCGGTCCTTGTACGGAGATCAAGCTCATTAGCGGACATTATTACGTATATATGTACCAGTCCATGCGCCTTCCCAGTGGAAGATGGGGTAAAAAGACCGGAAAAAGCATAGGCACCATTGTTCCCGGCACCGGGTTTATTCCGAACAGGAACTACCAGCTGTATACCGGCGATGAGTCCCGGGATGAGATCACCGTTCTTGAGTACGGACAGTATGCCCTGATCGGTGAAGTCGCCAGGGATATCCGCGCTGCATTGGAAAGCTGTTTCCCGCAAGACCGCGCTTCCCAGATCTTTGCGTATGCCTGCATCCTGTATGCAAACGGGTTTGTCCATCTTGACCAGGTACAGGCTTATTACGAACAGAGCTGGCTGTCGCAGGAATATGCGTCTCTCCCTTTCAAAATGGGGAAAACTGCTCTGGGAAACCTGCTTGATGATCTCGGCCGCCGTACAACGAGGGTCGTTAACTATGAAAACGCAACAATCCTGAAATCTTCTTCTGCGGTTGCTATTGATGGCCATGCCATCCGATGCTGCTCCGACGATCATGATCTGGGAGAAGCAGGGTATAAATTCAACAGCCTTAAAGAAGACCAGGTGAACCTTCTCATGGGATACGATATCAACACAGGTGTGCCGCTTTTTGCGCGTATGTATCGCGGGGCATGCAACGATAAATCCACGATGGAAGACATCGCCGACCTGCTTGCGTTCTCCGGGATCCTGTTTGTCGTGGACCGGGGGTTCTATAGCACTAAAAACCTGAAGATTCTTTCGGCGAACGACAACACTTACATCATTCCGGTTCCTTCCAATACAGATATCTTCCGGAATGCCATGAAAGATATCCAATATACAGACAGTTTCTACTTCCGATCCGGCAAGAAGCATGCCAGGATCGAATATATGTCCCGGAGGGTATCGGATAACACCTATGTTTATGTCTTCCGTGACATCGATGAAAACGAAAAATGCCGTTATAACTACCAACACTGCATGGAGCTTGGGCGTTCCGGATATACGCGGGAGAAGTTTGAGCAAAACAAGGAAACATTCGGTGTGTATGTCCTGCAGAGCAACTGCGCCAAATCCCCAGAAGAAGTGTTCAGCGGGTATAAAAAGCGCTGGGGCATTGAAACGCTTTACCAGTACATGAAGAACAAGGCAGACTTTAATGACCTTATGATTTCGGACTACTATAAAGAACAGGGCTTCGCGTTCCTGATGCTTATCACCGGGCAGATCCATCAAAAAATGATCGCTGCGGTAAAGAAACTCGACAACAACGCCATTTCCGTACATGATATCCTGCTGATGGCAAGATGCATGAAAATGGAACGGCGGGGCAGCAACTGGAATCTCAAAAACGCCAGAAAACGGGATCTCCAGATGCTGAAGCAGCTTGGTTTTGAACCGAAGATCACGGTAACGGATTCATAA
- a CDS encoding FtsX-like permease family protein, giving the protein MIALLVCVTTMLRMVEEERGQIGTLKALGYSETAIMGKYLRYALSAAILGWAGGFFVGTYFLPRGFWAAYSTLYDFIGLRYIFDEKLAVVTLLVTALSIGLGTLAACARVLRETPASLIRPKSAKPGRRILLEYCTPVWKRLSFLRKATLRNMLRYKIRMLMMLAGIGCSGALVVTAFGVRDSMAHIGSQQYDGVQIYQLECTIDTDQMSLADIVKAVREEEGITKVLPSFSKVLDVSSKEVTVQNPLH; this is encoded by the coding sequence GTGATTGCACTTCTGGTATGCGTGACGACCATGCTCCGGATGGTGGAGGAGGAACGCGGCCAGATCGGAACGCTCAAGGCTCTCGGCTACTCGGAAACTGCTATTATGGGCAAGTACCTGCGGTATGCGTTGAGCGCTGCAATTCTCGGATGGGCGGGAGGCTTTTTCGTCGGGACTTATTTCCTGCCACGGGGATTCTGGGCGGCGTATTCCACACTTTACGACTTTATCGGGCTCCGGTATATATTTGACGAAAAACTGGCCGTTGTGACGCTTCTTGTCACGGCTCTTTCCATTGGCCTCGGAACCCTGGCAGCCTGCGCGCGGGTGTTGCGGGAGACTCCGGCATCTCTGATTCGTCCGAAGTCGGCGAAGCCCGGAAGGCGGATCCTTCTTGAGTACTGCACTCCGGTCTGGAAGAGGCTGTCCTTTCTCCGAAAGGCGACGCTTCGGAATATGCTTCGGTATAAGATCCGGATGCTTATGATGCTGGCGGGTATCGGCTGTTCCGGTGCGTTGGTGGTTACGGCGTTTGGCGTCCGTGATTCCATGGCGCATATTGGAAGTCAGCAGTACGACGGTGTGCAGATCTATCAGCTTGAGTGTACGATTGACACGGACCAGATGTCTTTGGCGGACATTGTGAAGGCGGTAAGGGAAGAGGAGGGCATCACAAAGGTTCTGCCTTCCTTCAGCAAGGTACTGGATGTTTCTTCCAAAGAGGTAACTGTTCAGAACCCCCTGCACTGA
- a CDS encoding ISL3 family transposase, with the protein MNYTHTESDGQLAFSENRYTFLSIPSRLEGFNNSDTSVHRAASGREVLCFNGKLDLADADRRCPKCGSRMHINGHRDLTLRHLCFGGSLSAIHFDRVQLICKCGHSHMQSVPFKADGHQISVELYQYTRDLLALGTYTLKQVAEITGLGKNTVKALDLKRLKELYTIDGTKLIRPEQPAKMLAIDEFKLHNGHRYATHIIDLDTGHILWISHGKKKQVVYDFIDHVGLEWMDSVEAVACDMNSDFQEAFEEKCPWIQPVFDYFHIVKNFNDKVVSEVRKDEQRRLYEEGLMEEARALKKTRYILMSSRSTLQAKDAQARTGEPISRSGSIFPKEEYVRKEGYEARYDELLSQNKLLFTLDLIKERLSLSYTRTDEARMADDITWIMDTCSASGNSHLQWFGRLLGNHFEGIIAHATYKISSGKMEGINNKIKVLRRQAYGLPDDDYFFLRLFDASRKGYIRNPLSHKICD; encoded by the coding sequence ATGAATTATACACATACTGAGTCCGATGGACAACTGGCATTCTCTGAAAACAGATATACTTTTTTAAGCATCCCCTCCCGGCTGGAAGGCTTTAATAATTCTGACACAAGCGTACACCGGGCAGCTTCCGGCCGCGAAGTGTTGTGCTTTAACGGCAAGCTCGATCTGGCGGATGCTGACCGCAGATGTCCAAAGTGTGGAAGCCGTATGCACATCAACGGTCACCGGGATCTTACGCTCCGGCATCTTTGCTTTGGCGGAAGCCTCAGTGCGATCCATTTTGACCGCGTGCAGCTCATCTGCAAATGCGGACATTCCCATATGCAGTCTGTTCCGTTCAAAGCAGACGGCCATCAGATATCTGTGGAACTGTACCAGTATACCAGGGATCTGTTGGCACTTGGCACTTACACGCTCAAGCAGGTAGCTGAGATCACCGGGCTCGGAAAGAACACGGTCAAAGCCTTAGACCTTAAGCGCCTGAAGGAGCTCTATACCATCGACGGCACGAAACTGATCAGACCGGAGCAGCCGGCAAAAATGCTTGCCATTGATGAGTTCAAGCTCCACAACGGCCACCGCTATGCCACCCACATCATAGATCTTGATACCGGCCATATCCTCTGGATCTCCCATGGGAAGAAAAAGCAGGTGGTCTATGACTTCATCGACCATGTCGGCCTGGAATGGATGGACTCTGTCGAGGCCGTCGCCTGCGACATGAACTCCGATTTCCAGGAGGCTTTTGAGGAAAAATGCCCCTGGATACAGCCGGTGTTCGATTACTTCCACATCGTAAAGAACTTCAACGACAAGGTGGTCAGTGAAGTCCGCAAGGACGAGCAGCGCCGCCTGTATGAGGAAGGCCTTATGGAGGAGGCAAGGGCTTTAAAAAAGACCCGTTACATCCTGATGTCAAGTCGATCAACGCTTCAGGCGAAAGATGCGCAAGCCAGGACAGGTGAGCCGATCAGCCGGTCCGGTTCCATCTTTCCCAAGGAAGAGTACGTCCGGAAAGAGGGTTATGAAGCAAGATATGACGAACTTCTCAGTCAGAACAAGCTTCTGTTCACGCTTGATCTGATTAAGGAGCGTCTGTCTCTTTCCTACACCCGCACTGATGAAGCCCGTATGGCGGATGACATCACCTGGATCATGGATACCTGCAGTGCATCCGGAAACAGTCATCTTCAGTGGTTCGGAAGACTCCTTGGAAACCACTTTGAGGGCATCATAGCCCATGCAACTTATAAAATCTCCTCTGGCAAGATGGAGGGCATCAACAACAAGATCAAAGTCTTACGGCGACAGGCCTACGGACTTCCGGATGACGATTATTTCTTCCTCAGGCTGTTTGACGCCAGCAGGAAGGGTTATATTCGCAACCCCTTATCCCATAAGATTTGTGATTGA
- a CDS encoding ABC transporter ATP-binding protein encodes MGVSMELICFEHVYKTYGQGEGEVHALDDVSFSVKEGEFCVLLGASGAGKTTLLNLLGGMDRASAGTILFDGREVSAMKERELVNYRRRDVGFVFQFYNLIPSLTALENVEIAAMLCDHPIPAEQAMDMVGLSKRMGNFPSQLYGGEQQRVAIARALAKNPRMLLCDEPTGALDFVTGKAVLKMLYDLGRENGTTVLMITHNSAIAQMADRILRIQSGRIVADGVNEHPKKAEELEW; translated from the coding sequence ATGGGGGTGTCCATGGAACTGATCTGCTTTGAACACGTATATAAGACCTATGGGCAGGGAGAGGGCGAGGTTCATGCCCTTGATGATGTATCTTTTTCGGTGAAGGAGGGGGAGTTCTGTGTCCTTCTGGGTGCCTCCGGCGCCGGCAAGACGACACTGCTGAATCTGCTGGGAGGCATGGATCGGGCAAGCGCCGGAACCATTCTTTTTGACGGGAGAGAAGTCTCCGCCATGAAGGAGAGGGAACTTGTGAATTATCGGCGCAGAGATGTGGGCTTTGTCTTTCAGTTCTACAACCTGATCCCCAGCCTGACGGCTCTTGAGAATGTGGAGATTGCGGCGATGCTCTGCGATCATCCGATCCCGGCAGAACAAGCTATGGATATGGTCGGCCTTTCCAAGCGGATGGGGAACTTTCCTTCCCAGCTATACGGAGGGGAACAGCAGCGGGTTGCGATTGCCAGGGCTCTCGCCAAGAATCCGAGGATGCTTCTGTGTGATGAGCCCACAGGTGCGCTGGATTTTGTGACCGGTAAGGCGGTGCTGAAGATGCTCTATGATCTTGGCAGGGAGAACGGGACTACCGTGCTTATGATCACCCATAACTCTGCGATTGCCCAGATGGCAGACCGGATTCTCCGGATTCAGTCGGGGCGGATTGTGGCGGATGGAGTGAATGAGCACCCGAAGAAAGCAGAGGAACTGGAATGGTGA